ATATAACGGCTTTGGTTCCTTGTAATAAAGGACTGTCTGCGGGTAGGTATAGACAGCCCAGGCAAGGTCAAATCTGAAACTATTCTGAATATAGTGTAAACTGATTTTTAAAGCTATAGCACACAGTTTCTGTcttcccccatgaggaattctaagtacaAGCCTTGTTatcacccccctccccccttccacgcagttgctagtagccaaggaggaccgAGGATACAAAaatgatggactcttcaaaagaggtaatccccttcactcgagtttctgcacTTGAAAGTCACTGGACGACACAATCTTTTGAAGATAGCCGTACTGAGAAATGCAGAAAGAGTTGTGTGGAACTGATTTTGGAGCTGTTTTAATTAGCTTtatagcaactcatttggcaatggcttgaatgtaacagacaatCAATAATATCTAAAGGTTATGCACGAAAGCTTTATTTTTAGGTGGCGGAAATCCGTTTCACTGTGTGCCCCAGTCCACAGCAGTGCGTTGCTTAGCTTCTGTGTCGGTactcctgtctgcttctccaCACTGTGGGCGGGCCGAGCGCTATCTACTGTGGCTAACACACTGACTAAACAgtagtacctcatacaaccctaCTTCAGAAGATCCAAACTATCTCTTACAATTTTCAAGgcaaagaaaatcaatgttcctgtgtgtttgttttccatttaaaatgtgtcattttgagCCCCGTTGTGATCTGAATataatttgaatacattttgtctCAGTCGTGTCCGTATTTGGATTTGAACCTGGAGATGCTGAAGCAGAGGTGCCACCAGAGGACGCACTTTCTCAATGCTGTGGTGGTTTTTGGAATTCCTCACATAAAATACTGTTGTTTCCCCCACGGCTACACAAGATGGGATGTCAGATTCAATTGCTTAAAGGCAGATTTTTTCAGGTTAGAACTCGAAAATAGAACAAATAATCTTCCCTGTCTCTACAACTCTGATCAAAACATCCTTGAAGAAGGAATTGAATATACAACAGGTCTAACATACTTAGTAACAAAGACTATAAGGTTAAACTACAGTTAGTGTTACTGTAATATGTGATATTAAAATGTGATATGTCTTATCTTTTAGTACCTGTTCATCTCACCTCATCTATTTTACAACAGTTAATACGGTTGAGATCAGTATGTGCATTTCTGTGTCTATTTTGACAGACACAttcaatattaatatattaaatcatatttttctcATGTCCTAACTGCATAatggatattattttattacatcttCCTTCTCTACCTTCTTCTCTGTCAGTGTTTCCCTTTATTCAGCTCACCATGCCTCTGCGGCCTCTGTGTTTTAAACCCAGCAGTTATGTACTGTAGATATGAGTATCAGGATGTCTCTCATTAAGACATGTGGGTCATCTGAGAACTGAGCTAAATTAGCTTGTCTCTATAAACATGATGTAATGTCTATGTGCTGCCTTCCATAGAAACTAACCAGAAAACTAGCTGCAAACTGTGAAAGAAACACTCAATCCAAGCCAAGACTTTGACTGGACTTCATGAGTCATGACACTAAACAAGTAGTTGATGTTCCACGTACACAAAAACGCTCACGCACACATACCTCCAGAAAGTGAAAGCAAACAACTTGTTCTATATATCCCCTCTTATAGTGGGTTTGAAATGTCCTCCACTACTGATAGACTCGTCATAGACTTGTTTTTATTGGCTCTGTGCAAACGTTCACAGGCTAACTGTTTCCAGATGATAGTTTGTGGAGGGCACATATATCATTGAGCAGAgctgggaggagagagagcagagagagaaagagcagtgGGGGTCTGTCAAAAGCATTCTGCTCTACTGACGAGGGCATTTCCTGTCTGGATTTGGGAGGATTAAGTATCTTTGCGTGGGGGGTATTTGTATGGTCGGCATGTGGAGACAGGGACAAAGTACACAGGACTTCACAGGACTTAAAGGGGATTCTGTGCATGTTTGATTTGACTGACCATGCTCCTAATGTGTACGCGGGAGGAATGGAAACAGATGTATGAAAGCAAAAAAGGGATTCAGTGTCAGGGGTTTACACGTTTTGAGGAAAACTCCATTGTTGCAACTTAAACTGGCTTTCTGAGGTTCTTTGTTTTGTCAGGCTGTCACATTTATGCAAGACATATTATACAGAAAGCTTCACAATACACTTCCCACAAAATCTGTAACATATTGTTAAATTGAAATATGCTAAATCTGATTTAAATCATTTCTGACAGATTGAAGAGATTGTGTGAGTCTTGGGGGTCATAAAAAGCTAAAAGTAGCTTCATTGTTCAATTGttactttccttttctctgtctgaaATTACAGCTCTTTGTAGTGTGTGTGCCCCTAACATATACACTTCAAGTTTTCTTAAGCCCAAGGTACAGTTTATTTGTTGAGTCCTGACTTTGAGGATCATTTAGGGGTTAggtttttttggttttgagtTAGACTTCTGTCACGATTAAGTGAAGAAAGGTCATACATGGCAACATTCAAGTCAACATTGTGCATGTGGGTTCTCGGTAGGTTGTTCAGTGTACAATGTTACACTCACTAGTCTATATTTGGCCTCCACACCTCCACCTTCCTCACCTTCCTCAAAGGTGTGGTGCAACCTGTTGACCAGCAAATATGAATTCCTcttatcagatttttttttcttactcttaCTTTCTATTggtcctcttctcttcttttgtgtgtattggtgagtgtgtgtgtgtgtgtgtgtgtgtatgcgtgtgcgtgCACAAACAAAAACTCTTAATTGTTGGAAAGTCCGGTGAATCCCCTCAGCCGTCAGATTCCCCCGCTGATCTCAAGCTTTATTCATAACTGACTGTGGTTTCTGTTTCGGCCCAAACTTTCACATTTGGCAGACAAGCAATATCGGACTGTGATTGAAAAAATGGTCCTTTGATGAGTTTAAATATAGAAAGAAAGTAGTTTTACCCCTGACAGAGAGGGACGTGAGGATTCTTGAACATGTGGAGCAACTTGTGATTACAAAATTGTCACAAAATGGTAAATGCCATGAACTAGGGTGGCtcaatgttttcatgttgaCTAAACTTGTTCAAGAAGAGTGATAGCACTTTATGTTAAATACGCAACACCAACAAGAAagataaaacatcaaaaaagaagaatgaatggtcgaaaaactgcaaaaaaaatccacattgtGGAAAAGTATGCCAGTGGGAATTGTTGATGATTATACAACAGGTAGCGCTATCAACACCAGTAACCACCAATAACTCCCCTCGGGATCTAACTTTCCATCTAATTTATTTGAAATCTGCAGCTCATTCTGCgaaaagacagacacataaacaGAAGCACccgaaaaataaatgaaagtatgAATCAGCAAAACGTGCTGCTCTGCTGTCAACCTGTTCCTTGTGGTGTCAGGTAGCTTATTGAAGAGACACCACCCATCTCCTTTAACACACccagacaggacaggacaggacggGACAGGACAGGACGGGACTGGCTGACATACACATGCAGCAGCCACACCTGGTTTACAACACCCTACCTCAACAAAAAATAGCTCCATATCATAAGCCTTACATAAATGTTGCTATATATAGGCCTGTaatgtaaatatgttaaaaagGCCACACTCAGTTTTGTTTCTGAGTGGGTTTTTGAAAGGTTTACATGACATAATTGCGCACAACTTACATGTGGTGTGATTTGTAAAGGTAGCTGACTGTggtatttttttgtggtttgggtatgttaaaagaaaagaaaatgattctGAACTATTCCTGGCAATTTGGAGAATTCTGTGGAGCAGCATTTAGACAATCAGATAAAATCTGCAGAAcatatcaaataaaataaaacgtaaacgctttaaataatgtgaaaaaacagtTTGGGTAGTGGCTATAAGGGCTACTTAAAAATGTCCTCAGTAATCTGGACTCATGAACTCATTTCTAAACTCTTACCtgtacacgcacgcacgcacgcacgcatggacacacacacacacacacacacacacacacacacacacacacacacacacacacacacacacgaaagaATCATAAAGGCGGACCTGCCTGAACTCCACCCAGGCCGCGTCATATCAACCTTTTGAAGGTGTCATCCAGTTACTTCACACTTTCTCAGTGAAGGGGAAGTGATTattcccacccacacacacaaacacacacacacacacacacacaaacagcaaccTGCTGTCTGTCATTTCCTGGATCCTGCGTGTCCAAGCTGCTGTGGAAACTTTGAAAAGTTTGCTGGTGGGACTggaggaggagtgagggagCTCGGTGAGCCAACAGCGGGGCTGCTGCACTCACACACGGATCAGTTGGGGTCTGAGCTCCGGGGATGTCGGCTGTAAAGGCGCTGCAGCAGTGGTGCCGGGTCCGGTGTGAAGGCTACCGGGATGTGTCCATCACCAACATGACCACGTCCTTCAGGGACGGCATGGCTTTCTGCGCTCTCATCCACAAACACAGACCCGATCTCATGTAAGTAGCCTACTCAAACCAACCAGAGGACTGGACAACTCGCAGGAGCTGGGTGAAGTTTGGTAGTTTGGGAAAACACCTTAACCAGCCGGTTAGTGCTGTTTTGTGCCCTGTTTGTTTATGACATGGAGGGTTTTAGAGAAGAAGGAGCCACTGATTTAACTGTCCAGCTTTATGGTAGGTTTCTGCAGTCCTTTAATGGAAGGACACAAACCGCAGCTCCGTGTCTGCAGGAAAACAGGAGCAGGAGGCTAGTTCAGCTGTGGAGCTCAGTGAATAAAGGGAGGTCTGCAAACAGGGCCACTAACCATACATAGTAGTCTGTAGCTATGTTTTTAGACTTggactgacatttatttatctacttTTCACCTGACTAATGGGATCGGGCTGGCTTATCTCTGTCAATCATATTactcaatatttattttaggcAATATAGTGCAAAGTGTACCCTTAAGGCTTGAGTCTTAAaggacttgagacttgactcattaaaaaaatgtaattaagctTTGTTGAAAGCAACATTAAGGCCTCAGGTCATCTAAGATTAAAGGCATAGCGCTTAATGTAGCAGTTTATGGCCAGAAAGATAGAAACTATAGGACTACTTTTTTGCTTTGAAAGCCATCTATCTGAATTTATGAGTTTTTATCTGTGTCTTCACACTAAAATTCAAGATGTGAATTTGCAAACATCTACCAAGTCTAATCAATCAAGCCGGAAAGGAATGGTTATTATGGTAGCCTCACATTGCATACTGACTCTTAGGCCTTTACATTGGAATAACTTTGTGTTATCAGAAATGTACGAAAATAGGGAACAATGGCCATCACAAGTTGCCAGAGCCCTTGTGATGTCttcatattgtttgttttgtccggCCAACAGTGCAGAACCAATAGATATTcagtatacagtacaataatatGAAATGGGAAAATAGCAGCAAAGCCCCTCATTTGAGAAACAGAATCCTTGGAGAAAGAGCTTGACAAATGTCTTAAACGTGTAAATTGTtatcacattgttttgtttgattttgcgTCTATTGACAAAAGAGTTAATTTACTAATTCTTTCAGCTCTGTGTGAGCACTTAGAGCTGAAAATCAAAGTTTAATGGGATCTCTTACAGTTAGTTAATGTGTTAAACATCTttttcagtctggtgcctaaaaaaaaggaaaattccttTGTGTTTCCTTCTGAACTTTCTGATAAGGGAAATTCCACTGGGCATAAATCTATTAATATTTGGTACTTGACAGCTGTAAAGTCTGTTGGCCCACAGTGTTTTGAAACAGACCTGTCAACATTAAGCTTTGGCTTAAATATTACAAAGACTTGACTCACCCTCTCTAGTTAAGCTTTGGCCAGTTTCACAACAAGACACTTGGTTTTGTTCCAATGAATCCATTATGGCAAAAAGGCaaatagtttaattttaaaggggaactatgcagtgttttttttttttagcttaatctACCTTAAGTGAACAACTTTAAAGTCATTGGAAGGGTTTTGACTTCtttgagttgaatggtggtcgtctcgctccCCAGTAGCGCCTGTTATCAACAGAAACACCCTTGCACCTTTCGGTCAACAAGTTGCCGAACTCAGCATCAGCAATGTAACTAATTGCTTCatggcactgcacacatacacccattcaggaaccggctaacaaggtagtGATGGTGTTTTTTCCCGAATATTTTACACcatcgtcatggctgagcctgcaaaaaagaaacagaaacttaGGAAAGCATTGCCTGaagaacagagaaaaaggaaacgGTGGACTGACCGCgcaaggagtcagacacaagttaACATAGGAGCGGCAAAAGGTCTATtccgaagctgtagggggagctctatagacaAACCTGCGAGCAAAAAGCAAAGATATGGCCAAAACTGCACTGCTTTTAAGAAGAGACACAGCTGTTCCAGTTCCGTCCTTTCCACTATTTCCTTGCAGCCAGACTTGAGTTGCAACATATTTCACCTTTACATGGGCTTATGCACTAACCATTGCTTAAAGGCTTTGCTTCTGTTTACTGAATATATCATTTCATGCCTTTATGAATACAGAATGACCTCTCTATTTCAGCTGGATGAGGAATTGACATGAGATCATGCGTCACCACAGCATCCATGTAACGAGTTGATCTGTCACACTGTCAATGTCATGATGCATGCTGATGTGAAGGAGCTGTGCATGACTAAATAACACATGGGGTTCGTCTAGGCTAGTAAACAAATGAATGAGGAAGGGTGTGTTGGtactcattttctttctcctctgttgCAGCAATTTTGATTCACTGAAGAAGGAAGATGTTTATGAGAACAACAAACTTGTAAGACATGTTTACATTCTGCATTTTGACCTCtgaatgttttccatttttttcacgAAGGGTTTTAGTGTAGTAGATCTACAGATATTCATGATCCCCAGTGGATAAATCCTACTGACTTAAAGTATTCTCATGGGGTTTTAGACGTTGAGTAGCAAAATGGAACTGTATGTTTATGAGTGGGTCCCCCGTTTGTTCATCTTTTGTGCACTAATGAGTAGACATTAGTCCACTGATCAGCAGGTGACAGTAACATGCTGACACATGCTGCCATGTGTCAACAATATGACAAGGTACGgaatttaatactttttagtGACCAACCAAATTGAGTATCATCCTTTAGTACCCAATTTCAGAGTCAGTGAGCCCATAAGCACGCAGCATGcctctaccaagatctaatattgcttgtgattggctgtcaaaCGTTACACGTTGCAAAGACAGGTGGGAACAACTCTGTTAACACAGAGACGGGGATAACATAGtaagagctgaaaaataaatatagatttgtgccgtaatgttgtaatttctttttgttttataaaattggtatcaaaaaaagtttaggaaccggtatcgaagtcacagtattggtatCTTTACCGGTATCGACATTTTTGAAGGACACCCAGCGACGGTCAATAGAGCCAGTGAAGAAGAATGCAATCTAGTAAACATAAACGTAAACAAAgcaagatttattttaaatactattTCATGAGAAAGGAAATGGGTTCAACACATTCAGtccaaaaataattgatttataaattgataattaaagtaatttttacATGCAGCCATACATTGCTTCTACGTGCTTGCTGGCTCTGCATATTGCATCAGCACCACTTTGTTACTTAGGTAGTAgggaatttaaaaacaaatgtctgtgttcaaacagagaggagagagaagtgtTTGCCAAATACAGTCTGGGTACATTGCTTAATTGCTTTCTTTACTTTCACTTTCTACCCGCAGCTTGCTCTTCAAAGTGAAGTATATCAAATAAAAGCTTAAATTTGCAGCTGTTATTTGACACTTGAGGATTGTATCTGAAACAAAGCTGTAGGAACCGATTGGTTAAATACATCAATAATCTGTAAGAGATTAAAGTGCACAGCAAagtaaacagtgtttttatgGCTGTTTTGATCATCGGATTAGTGATTAAGTTATGCCTCTGGTGCTCGTCGGCCTGcctctgcttgttttttttcttctgcttccaTGGAATGGCTGAACGTGAGTCTTGTTTAGAAATGCCTAACTCATTTTCTCTCAAAACACATAAAGTGAAGATTCAATCTGTAGTCAGATTTTTTCCATCTGAACAAAGGGAACTTTTTCAGGATatgctaaaaagaaaacattcattttaaacacatgtacacatccATCCAATTCAATATCAGGTACTCAGTTAgacaattagaaaataaaacaaatgccacacaagtgtattttcattttagccTTCTTCAGTTTCAAAACACACTGATTTTGGCCAAAGCTTTTGTGCAAAGTGTGTTAAGATGCAGAAAGCCTCCCAAGTTTTTCACTGAGGTCACACAAAGTCAGTGagttctgcttttcttcttgttGGATAAAGTTATTGTTGTAATGTTATTTGCAGGCGTTCAAGGTCGCAGAGGAGAAGTTGGGAATTCCAGCGCTGTTGGATGCAGAAGACATGGTGGCTCTTAGGGTTCCTGACCGCCTCAGTATCCTGACATACGTGTCCCAGTACTACAATTACTTCCATGGACGCTCCCCAAGTGAGTATCAGTGTGTCAGAGTGTCCTACTCTGTCTTTGTTCCCTTCTTCCTGTCTCATCTGACTGGGTGTCTATGCTTGTTATGTGTAGTTGGTGGTATGGGAGGTATAAAGCGTCCAGCAGATGGCCCCACAGATGAGCCGTCTGGGAAGAAGAACCAGCCGGTGGCGGCGAAGGTGTTTCCCTCTTCCAAACCAGCCAGAGAGAACAgtcctcccccctcctccaacATCACCCGGCCCTCTCCGTCCCCAAAACAAGCCAGAAATGCCACAACGGTAACCTTTGCTGCCTGAATACTTTTCTGATCAGAGAAATGTGGATGTTTGCTAAGTTAAAGACAAAGTTCTGTTGTTCTACCAAACTGCTTTTGTTACAAAATAAACCCAGCTTGCTTTAGACAAGTTACAGTCAGTATTAAGAAGGTTTTCATTTCCACCTCACCAgacctctctcttccctttttctAGGATGTTGTGGTTGAGAAATCCCATCAGACAGGCACCCTGAGTAACAAATGTGTGTCCTGCAACAAGCATGTTCACCTGGTGCAGAGACAGCTAGTGGACGGGAAGCTCTATCACCGGAACTGTGCAAAGTAAGAACCCAAGGAAATTATCCTTATCTGTGGAGTCTAGAGTTTAATAATTAATTGgtacatctaaaaaaataactatatatTGATGTAtgaaatttgcatttaaatgatgCATAAAAAGTGTAATCCACTATATTTTGAATagtgtaggaaaaaaaaagaatcaaaatcaaaaaaagacaattttcttTCCTGTCGTAATTTGACGCCTATATTACCCGTAATGCAACTTGCTCTCCGAGAGTTTAGTTGGAGATTGTGTATGCTGTGCTAGTATCAGTGTCTCCTGCTTATTATATTACACGTCATAGTCAATTTATGTAACATTTAGAGTTTCCATTTCAGGATTgctttaatttcaaaattttctttttctttttttcacaaagtatTTCCctaattttgtatttaattatgaGGTTCAAATGCTTCATTTCGATGTCCTTGGCCTCAAAAGTTTTGCTATTAGGCCATAAAGATAGTTGCATGGATTGTTAGACGTTAGATTGTTGCGTGCCAGTTAACACATTTACAGAAGTGGTTCTTTTAACAAGATTAAGGTTTCAGTTAAGGATAtagatcattttcattttggggaCATTGGAATTATTGACCATCGGTATATGAAAATTTAAAACTATAGAGCTTTGGCAGGGAACCACGAAACCACCCCCATGTAACAATAACATGTGTTGTGCTTTCTGTCTTTCAGGTTACTGCTGCCTACAAACCCAACTGCACCTCTCAGAGGCTTACCCACAAACACTCCTGTTTCTAGATTCACTAATTTACCAGACTCCCCTAAAGCCAACACAAATCCTCCAAACCATGCCCCCTCCAGACTGGGACCATCATGGCCGACGGATAAACCCAGCACCCCTCCCAGCTTCTGCACCACTTTTTCTTCCCCATCTCTGTCCCGGCCTGCTTCAAGTCTCTCTTCTGCTGCTAAAGAGAGTCAGACATGTGTTGTCTCCAAACCCACGGCTTCACTGACTACTTGTCAATCTACCTTCACCACAATAACCACTTCTATCAACACCAGGCCCACTGCTGCTCCTCGTACCTCAACCACGGCGGCAAAGACACTACAGTCCAAGCTCAATTTCTTCCAATCAGATAACACATCTAACgataaagagaaaaagactACAACCACCAACATTGTCATAAATAAAGGGCCAAATGTGACCGGTAAAATAAAGGAGGCCCCAACTGGTCATACTGTTGTTGTGAATGTTGGCACAAAAGAAGTGAATGCTAGATTGGACACAGGTGGGGAGAGAGCTAAAGCATCTGGTGTA
The sequence above is drawn from the Etheostoma cragini isolate CJK2018 chromosome 2, CSU_Ecrag_1.0, whole genome shotgun sequence genome and encodes:
- the micall2b gene encoding protein-methionine sulfoxide oxidase mical2b isoform X1, with protein sequence MSAVKALQQWCRVRCEGYRDVSITNMTTSFRDGMAFCALIHKHRPDLINFDSLKKEDVYENNKLAFKVAEEKLGIPALLDAEDMVALRVPDRLSILTYVSQYYNYFHGRSPIGGMGGIKRPADGPTDEPSGKKNQPVAAKVFPSSKPARENSPPPSSNITRPSPSPKQARNATTDVVVEKSHQTGTLSNKCVSCNKHVHLVQRQLVDGKLYHRNCAKLLLPTNPTAPLRGLPTNTPVSRFTNLPDSPKANTNPPNHAPSRLGPSWPTDKPSTPPSFCTTFSSPSLSRPASSLSSAAKESQTCVVSKPTASLTTCQSTFTTITTSINTRPTAAPRTSTTAAKTLQSKLNFFQSDNTSNDKEKKTTTTNIVINKGPNVTGKIKEAPTGHTVVVNVGTKEVNARLDTGGERAKASGVGGDMKTKASAAAFISKKLTEENNNNNSKPLGTTVALKKTDKPSQVETPKREAEGVRVRMKLKVDPSILADLQTPTETRTPSPADRSGLGAKTPDKGASKPGSQSPNISAPENSDSPAEWRLKLKPISKAAGPTQSSPKAWANGAGKPQTSELSVGPSPSSHLPSPSVSVTPPAAKGFLNGQRDPTVQGTKPESKKSKTKPGYILKEDIMKELQEIEDNLNEWEKRGVELEGRLRSSEEEGEDDSLMDELMVEWFNLIRNKQVAMRRESELVYIGKTQDLEEEQPSVEQELRKLMEKPEHLKTAWERKREEQLMAKLVEIVNDRNAIIEGLDEDRLREEEEDEQLNKMMMNFNIKKDKPKKKSPASKLFFWGNKKEG